A stretch of the Alnus glutinosa chromosome 6, dhAlnGlut1.1, whole genome shotgun sequence genome encodes the following:
- the LOC133871946 gene encoding protein GLUTAMINE DUMPER 2 — protein sequence MAAREPFNVTAKSPMAAQPHSPWHSPVPYLFGGLAAMLGLIAFALLILACSYWRLSGYLEEDGSAERDLEAGEGKTDDDAQKPRPVFEEKILVIMAGDAKPTFLATPMSSRSSSFGDSCSSCGREKNEKAQVPNPQGGGTDVDVPQIENREDRETSADQTH from the coding sequence ATGGCTGCCAGAGAGCCTTTCAACGTAACCGCCAAGTCCCCCATGGCGGCCCAGCCGCACTCGCCGTGGCATTCCCCGGTTCCGTACTTGTTCGGTGGCTTGGCAGCCATGTTGGGTCTCATTGCTTTTGCTCTGCTAATCCTTGCATGCTCCTATTGGAGGCTCTCCGGGTATCTTGAGGAAGACGGCTCCGCAGAGAGAGACCTCGAGGCCGGCGAGGGGAAGACCGACGACGATGCCCAGAAGCCCCGACCTGTGTTTGAAGAGAAAATCTTGGTGATTATGGCTGGCGATGCGAAGCCGACGTtcttggccacccccatgtcTAGTCGGTCGTCTTCTTTTGGAGACAGTTGTAGCAGTTGCGGGAGAGAAAAGAACGAAAAGGCGCAGGTTCCGAACCCGCAAGGTGGTggtactgatgttgacgtaCCACAAATTGAGAACAGAGAGGACCGTGAGACCTCTGCTGATCAGACCCATTGA